In Poecile atricapillus isolate bPoeAtr1 chromosome 9, bPoeAtr1.hap1, whole genome shotgun sequence, the following are encoded in one genomic region:
- the ISY1 gene encoding pre-mRNA-splicing factor ISY1 homolog isoform X1 has product MAGVALQAPRAPSMLPSGPRSACAARGHRICASGARRRTGGRAGFTSGAWSGCGSGTFGEAGAEGHSGTMARNAEKAMTALARFRQAQLEEGKVKERRPFLASECNELPKAEKWRRQIIGEISKKVAQIQNAGLGEFRIRDLNDEINKLLREKGHWEYRIKELGGPDYARIGPKMLDHEGKEVPGNRGYKYFGAAKDLPGVRELFEKEPLPPPRKTRAELMKDIDAEYYGYRDEDDGILEPLEQEHEKKVIAEAVEKWKMEREARLARGEEEEEENIYAVHEEESDEEGAKEREGEDGQQKFIAHVPVPTQQEIEEALVRRKKMELLQKYASETLLAQSEEAKTLLGL; this is encoded by the exons atggcaggggtggcactgcaGGCTCCCCGAGCTCCCTCCATGCTCCCCTCCGGCCCCAGGAGCGCATGCGCGGCGCGGGGTCACCGCATCTGCGCCAGCGGGGCGCGCAGGCGCACTGGGGGCAGAGCCGGGTTCACTTCCGGGGCTTGGagcggctgcgggagcggcACATTCGGAGAGGCCGGA GCTGAGGGGCACAGCGGGACCATG GCTCGTAACGCGGAGAAGGCCAT gACGGCCTTGGCAAGATTCCGGCAAGCCCAGCTTGAGGAAGGAAAAGTCAAG GAGCGAAGGCCTTTTCTTGCATCAGAGTGTAATGAGCTGCCCAAAGCTGAGAAATGGAGGAGACAG ATCATTGGGGAAATTTCCAAGAAAGTGGCACAGATCCAAAACG CTGGATTGGGTGAATTCAGAATTCGGGACCTGAATGATGAAATAAACAAACTTTTGAGGGAGAAAGGACACTGGGAGTACAGAATAAAGGAGCTGGGAGGTCCTGATTATGCT AGGATTGGCCCAAAAATGTTAGATCATGAAGGGAAAGAAGTTCCAGGAAACAGAGGCTACAAATACTTCGGGGCTGCAAAGGATTTGCCAGGAGTTAGAGAACTTTTTGAAAAGGAAC CCCTGCCACCCCCACGGAAGACTCGGGCTGAGCTCATGAAGGACATCGACGCTGAGTACTATGGCTAcagggatgaagatgatgggATTCTGGAGCCCCTGGAGCAGGAACATGAGAAGAAAG TTATAGCAGAAGCAGTGGAAAAATGGAAGATGGAGAGAGAAGCACGACTTGCaagaggtgaggaggaggaggaagaaaacatcTATGCTGTCCATGAGGAAGAG tCTGATGAGGAAGGTGCCAAGGAGAGAGAAGGTGAAGACGGCCAACAGAAATTTATTGCACATGTTCCAGTGCCAACTCAACAGGAG ATTGAGGAAGCTCTTGTACGAAGAAAGAagatggagctgctccagaagTACGCCAGTGAAACCCTCCTGGCACAGAGCGAGGAGGCAAAGACACTTCTAGGATTGTAA
- the CNBP gene encoding CCHC-type zinc finger nucleic acid binding protein isoform X2: MSSNECFKCGRTGHWARECPTGMGRGRGMRSRGRAGFQFMSSSLPDICYRCGESGHLAKDCDLQEDACYNCGRGGHIAKDCKEPKREREQCCYNCGKPGHLARDCDHADEQKCYSCGEFGHIQKDCTKVKCYRCGETGHVAINCSKTSEVNCYRCGESGHLARECTIEATA; this comes from the exons ATGAGCAGCAACGAGTGCTTCAAGTGCGGCCGTACTGGCCACTGGGCCCGGGAGTGCCCCACTGGGATGGGCCGTGGCCGTGGGATGAGGAGCCGTGGCAGAG CAGGCTTCCAGTTCATGTCTTCGTCTCTGCCAGATATCTGTTACCGCTGTGGTGAGTCTGGCCATCTTGCCAAGGACTGTGACCTGCAGGAGGATG CCTGCTATAACTGCGGTAGAGGTGGCCACATTGCGAAGGACTGCAAGGAGCCCaagagggagagggagcagtGCTGCTACAACTGTGGCAAGCCCGGCCACCTGGCCCGCGACTGCGACCACGCAGACGAGCAGAAGTGCTATTCTTGTGGAGAGTTCGGGCACATTCAAAAAGACTGCACCAAAGTGAAATGCTATAG GTGTGGTGAAACTGGCCATGTAGCCATCAACTGCAGCAAGACCAGCGAAGTCAACTGCTACCGCTGCGGCGAGTCAGGGCACCTTGCACGGGAATGCACAATTGAAGCTACAGcctaa
- the CNBP gene encoding CCHC-type zinc finger nucleic acid binding protein isoform X1 translates to MSSNECFKCGRTGHWARECPTGMGRGRGMRSRGRAGFQFMSSSLPDICYRCGESGHLAKDCDLQEDEACYNCGRGGHIAKDCKEPKREREQCCYNCGKPGHLARDCDHADEQKCYSCGEFGHIQKDCTKVKCYRCGETGHVAINCSKTSEVNCYRCGESGHLARECTIEATA, encoded by the exons ATGAGCAGCAACGAGTGCTTCAAGTGCGGCCGTACTGGCCACTGGGCCCGGGAGTGCCCCACTGGGATGGGCCGTGGCCGTGGGATGAGGAGCCGTGGCAGAG CAGGCTTCCAGTTCATGTCTTCGTCTCTGCCAGATATCTGTTACCGCTGTGGTGAGTCTGGCCATCTTGCCAAGGACTGTGACCTGCAGGAGGAT GAAGCCTGCTATAACTGCGGTAGAGGTGGCCACATTGCGAAGGACTGCAAGGAGCCCaagagggagagggagcagtGCTGCTACAACTGTGGCAAGCCCGGCCACCTGGCCCGCGACTGCGACCACGCAGACGAGCAGAAGTGCTATTCTTGTGGAGAGTTCGGGCACATTCAAAAAGACTGCACCAAAGTGAAATGCTATAG GTGTGGTGAAACTGGCCATGTAGCCATCAACTGCAGCAAGACCAGCGAAGTCAACTGCTACCGCTGCGGCGAGTCAGGGCACCTTGCACGGGAATGCACAATTGAAGCTACAGcctaa
- the CNBP gene encoding CCHC-type zinc finger nucleic acid binding protein isoform X4: MSSNECFKCGRTGHWARECPTGMGRGRGMRSRGRGFQFMSSSLPDICYRCGESGHLAKDCDLQEDACYNCGRGGHIAKDCKEPKREREQCCYNCGKPGHLARDCDHADEQKCYSCGEFGHIQKDCTKVKCYRCGETGHVAINCSKTSEVNCYRCGESGHLARECTIEATA; this comes from the exons ATGAGCAGCAACGAGTGCTTCAAGTGCGGCCGTACTGGCCACTGGGCCCGGGAGTGCCCCACTGGGATGGGCCGTGGCCGTGGGATGAGGAGCCGTGGCAGAG GCTTCCAGTTCATGTCTTCGTCTCTGCCAGATATCTGTTACCGCTGTGGTGAGTCTGGCCATCTTGCCAAGGACTGTGACCTGCAGGAGGATG CCTGCTATAACTGCGGTAGAGGTGGCCACATTGCGAAGGACTGCAAGGAGCCCaagagggagagggagcagtGCTGCTACAACTGTGGCAAGCCCGGCCACCTGGCCCGCGACTGCGACCACGCAGACGAGCAGAAGTGCTATTCTTGTGGAGAGTTCGGGCACATTCAAAAAGACTGCACCAAAGTGAAATGCTATAG GTGTGGTGAAACTGGCCATGTAGCCATCAACTGCAGCAAGACCAGCGAAGTCAACTGCTACCGCTGCGGCGAGTCAGGGCACCTTGCACGGGAATGCACAATTGAAGCTACAGcctaa
- the ISY1 gene encoding pre-mRNA-splicing factor ISY1 homolog isoform X2, with product MARNAEKAMTALARFRQAQLEEGKVKERRPFLASECNELPKAEKWRRQIIGEISKKVAQIQNAGLGEFRIRDLNDEINKLLREKGHWEYRIKELGGPDYARIGPKMLDHEGKEVPGNRGYKYFGAAKDLPGVRELFEKEPLPPPRKTRAELMKDIDAEYYGYRDEDDGILEPLEQEHEKKVIAEAVEKWKMEREARLARGEEEEEENIYAVHEEESDEEGAKEREGEDGQQKFIAHVPVPTQQEIEEALVRRKKMELLQKYASETLLAQSEEAKTLLGL from the exons ATG GCTCGTAACGCGGAGAAGGCCAT gACGGCCTTGGCAAGATTCCGGCAAGCCCAGCTTGAGGAAGGAAAAGTCAAG GAGCGAAGGCCTTTTCTTGCATCAGAGTGTAATGAGCTGCCCAAAGCTGAGAAATGGAGGAGACAG ATCATTGGGGAAATTTCCAAGAAAGTGGCACAGATCCAAAACG CTGGATTGGGTGAATTCAGAATTCGGGACCTGAATGATGAAATAAACAAACTTTTGAGGGAGAAAGGACACTGGGAGTACAGAATAAAGGAGCTGGGAGGTCCTGATTATGCT AGGATTGGCCCAAAAATGTTAGATCATGAAGGGAAAGAAGTTCCAGGAAACAGAGGCTACAAATACTTCGGGGCTGCAAAGGATTTGCCAGGAGTTAGAGAACTTTTTGAAAAGGAAC CCCTGCCACCCCCACGGAAGACTCGGGCTGAGCTCATGAAGGACATCGACGCTGAGTACTATGGCTAcagggatgaagatgatgggATTCTGGAGCCCCTGGAGCAGGAACATGAGAAGAAAG TTATAGCAGAAGCAGTGGAAAAATGGAAGATGGAGAGAGAAGCACGACTTGCaagaggtgaggaggaggaggaagaaaacatcTATGCTGTCCATGAGGAAGAG tCTGATGAGGAAGGTGCCAAGGAGAGAGAAGGTGAAGACGGCCAACAGAAATTTATTGCACATGTTCCAGTGCCAACTCAACAGGAG ATTGAGGAAGCTCTTGTACGAAGAAAGAagatggagctgctccagaagTACGCCAGTGAAACCCTCCTGGCACAGAGCGAGGAGGCAAAGACACTTCTAGGATTGTAA
- the CNBP gene encoding CCHC-type zinc finger nucleic acid binding protein isoform X3 — MSSNECFKCGRTGHWARECPTGMGRGRGMRSRGRGFQFMSSSLPDICYRCGESGHLAKDCDLQEDEACYNCGRGGHIAKDCKEPKREREQCCYNCGKPGHLARDCDHADEQKCYSCGEFGHIQKDCTKVKCYRCGETGHVAINCSKTSEVNCYRCGESGHLARECTIEATA, encoded by the exons ATGAGCAGCAACGAGTGCTTCAAGTGCGGCCGTACTGGCCACTGGGCCCGGGAGTGCCCCACTGGGATGGGCCGTGGCCGTGGGATGAGGAGCCGTGGCAGAG GCTTCCAGTTCATGTCTTCGTCTCTGCCAGATATCTGTTACCGCTGTGGTGAGTCTGGCCATCTTGCCAAGGACTGTGACCTGCAGGAGGAT GAAGCCTGCTATAACTGCGGTAGAGGTGGCCACATTGCGAAGGACTGCAAGGAGCCCaagagggagagggagcagtGCTGCTACAACTGTGGCAAGCCCGGCCACCTGGCCCGCGACTGCGACCACGCAGACGAGCAGAAGTGCTATTCTTGTGGAGAGTTCGGGCACATTCAAAAAGACTGCACCAAAGTGAAATGCTATAG GTGTGGTGAAACTGGCCATGTAGCCATCAACTGCAGCAAGACCAGCGAAGTCAACTGCTACCGCTGCGGCGAGTCAGGGCACCTTGCACGGGAATGCACAATTGAAGCTACAGcctaa